ACCCACAGCCCATCACGATGTGCAGGCCGGTGCGGCGGGCCAGCGCCGCCATCCGTGCCGGTTCCCGCCCGATGCCGGGCACGGTCAGCTCCACCAGGGCGTTGCCGCCCTGTGCGGTGAAGGCGGTCAGCTCCTCGACGAGCAGGTCGTCGTCGTCGGGCAGGCCGGCGACGTCGAAACGGCCGGGGATCTCCCAGAGCCGGATGTAGAGGTGCTCGTGCATCAGCGTGGTGCCGAGCGTGGCCGGGTCGATCTCGCCCAGCACGGTGACGATCCGTCCCGCGCTCATCCGACCGGCACCTCGTGCAGCGCCGCCGCCGGAACCCGCAGCGCGTCGTGGATGATCTCGACCGCCTCGTCGATCTCGGCGTCGTCGAAGACGGTCGGCAACGCGAACACCCCCCAGCCGCACACCCCCCGGTTGAGCAGGGCGAGCCGCATCGCGGCGTTGACCTCACCCCAGGCCGCCGGGGTGCGCTCGGTGGTGGCGACACTGACCAGCGAACCGACCTGGCGTACCTCCAGTGCCAGGTCCAGGTCGGCGAAGGCGCCCCGGAGCCGGGTGGCGAACCGCTCACCGAGCCGTTCCAGGCGCGGGTACGCGTCGGCGTCGAGCAGCCGCAGCGTGGCCAGCCCGGCGGCGGCGGTCACCGGATTGCCGTTGAACGTGCCGGCGTGTGCCAGCCGGGGCCCACCGGCCGCGTCGGTCACCGCCATCACGTCGACCCGTCCGCCGTACGCGCCGACCGGCATGCCGCCGCCGATCACCTTGCCGTAGGCGGTGAGGTCCGGGGTGACGCCGTAGCGCTGCTGCGCGCCCCCGGGTGCGACCCGGAACGCGATGACCTCGTCGAAGAGCAGGAGTACACCGTGGGCCGTGGCGGCTGCCCGGACGGCCTCGAGGAAGCCGGGTGCCGGCGGGATCCAGGTGGCGATGGAGGCCATCGGGGTGACGATGACGGCGGCCA
Above is a window of Verrucosispora sp. NA02020 DNA encoding:
- a CDS encoding aspartate aminotransferase family protein, producing the protein MHSRVEAGGCQRMGAGTRIADWITTERSTFEERTPASAALFHRARQVLPGGDTRYSLAMNPYPVYVERAAGTRLEDADGHRLLDLIYNATSLIHGHVHPQVTEAIRDQAGRATAVLAPNTVQIDLAEELCARVPSLDRLRFTNSGTEATMMMIKTARAYTGRDLVLKMDGSYHGTFDGMEINAATPGSERGAPYTAGVPANLADNVVIGSFNDTDGVVSLIERYADRLAAVIVTPMASIATWIPPAPGFLEAVRAAATAHGVLLLFDEVIAFRVAPGGAQQRYGVTPDLTAYGKVIGGGMPVGAYGGRVDVMAVTDAAGGPRLAHAGTFNGNPVTAAAGLATLRLLDADAYPRLERLGERFATRLRGAFADLDLALEVRQVGSLVSVATTERTPAAWGEVNAAMRLALLNRGVCGWGVFALPTVFDDAEIDEAVEIIHDALRVPAAALHEVPVG